A region of Myxococcus stipitatus DSM 14675 DNA encodes the following proteins:
- the gspF gene encoding type II secretion system inner membrane protein GspF encodes MPVFEYRGLNSAGKQIKGLLEADSPKTLRTKLKADGIFLTDVLAQAEGSRGAVAKGSNAALVARDIDLRKLGRGRVNTDDVAIFTRQLSTLLGAGVTLVESLTALVDQVEKERFKRALSDIKQRVNEGSSLADALGQHPKIFPSIYVNMVRAGEASGALDAVLTRLADFTENQARLQQKILSTMLYPAIMMVVGGGILVALMVFVVPKVTKIFETMKATLPLSTRVLIATSNFFQNWWFVAVPFMVLCGWLFVRWTKSPKGKPKWDRITLNAPIVGSLVRLLSISRFARTLSTLLKSGVPLLAAMDIVKAIMTNTVLAEVIEKARDSIREGESIANPLKRSGEFPPLVYHMVAIGERSGQLEEMLTNVADNYETQVNVRIGALTSLLEPLLIVVMGAVIAFVALSILMPILQVNSAIR; translated from the coding sequence ATGCCGGTCTTCGAGTACAGAGGTCTCAACTCCGCGGGCAAGCAGATCAAGGGCCTGCTGGAGGCGGATTCCCCCAAGACGCTGCGCACCAAGCTGAAAGCCGACGGCATCTTCCTCACGGATGTGCTGGCACAGGCGGAAGGCAGTCGGGGCGCGGTGGCCAAGGGCTCCAACGCGGCGCTGGTGGCGCGCGACATCGACCTGCGCAAGCTGGGTCGCGGTCGCGTCAACACCGACGACGTCGCCATCTTCACGCGCCAGCTGTCCACGCTGCTGGGCGCGGGCGTCACCTTGGTGGAGTCGCTCACCGCGCTGGTGGACCAGGTGGAGAAGGAGCGCTTCAAGCGCGCCCTCTCCGACATCAAGCAGCGCGTCAACGAGGGCTCGTCCCTGGCGGACGCGCTCGGCCAGCACCCGAAGATCTTCCCCAGCATCTACGTCAACATGGTGCGCGCGGGTGAAGCCTCCGGCGCCCTGGACGCGGTGCTCACGCGCCTGGCCGACTTCACGGAGAACCAGGCCCGGCTGCAGCAGAAGATCCTCAGCACCATGCTCTACCCCGCCATCATGATGGTGGTGGGCGGCGGCATCCTCGTCGCGCTGATGGTGTTCGTCGTCCCGAAGGTCACCAAGATCTTCGAGACCATGAAGGCCACGCTGCCCCTGAGCACGCGGGTCCTCATCGCCACGAGCAACTTCTTCCAGAACTGGTGGTTCGTCGCCGTCCCCTTCATGGTGCTCTGCGGCTGGCTGTTCGTGCGCTGGACGAAGAGCCCCAAGGGCAAGCCGAAGTGGGACCGCATCACGCTCAACGCGCCCATCGTCGGCAGCCTGGTGCGCCTGCTGTCCATCTCCCGCTTCGCGCGCACGCTGTCCACGCTGCTCAAGAGCGGCGTGCCCCTGCTCGCCGCCATGGACATCGTCAAGGCCATCATGACCAACACGGTGCTGGCCGAGGTCATCGAGAAGGCCCGCGACTCCATCCGCGAGGGTGAGAGCATCGCCAATCCGCTCAAGCGGTCCGGCGAGTTCCCGCCGCTCGTCTACCACATGGTCGCCATCGGCGAGCGCTCCGGCCAGCTCGAGGAGATGCTCACCAACGTGGCGGACAACTACGAGACGCAGGTGAACGTGCGCATCGGCGCCCTCACCTCGCTCCTGGAGCCCCTGCTCATCGTGGTGATGGGCGCGGTGATTGCATTCGTCGCGCTCTCCATCCTGATGCCGATTCTCCAGGTGAACTCGGCCATCCGGTGA